One genomic region from Calypte anna isolate BGI_N300 chromosome 8, bCalAnn1_v1.p, whole genome shotgun sequence encodes:
- the HSD17B7 gene encoding 3-keto-steroid reductase produces MERVVLVTGASSGVGLALCRRLLEEDGRIHLCIACRNAQKSEATRDLILASHPAAQVSTVDVDLGNLASVLQVARELRCRFQRLDFVYLNAGIMPNPHVNFKALWHGLRTGRLLHMLTTAEGIMTQTDRLNGDGLQEVFATNLFGHFILVRQLESLLCSNEKPSRLIWTSSSNARESAFSLSDYQHAKGQESYSSSKYATDLTSVILNRKLNKQGLYSSVVCPGLVMSNMTYRILPVFLWKLLMPIMWLIRFFAKTYTLTPYNGAESHVWLFKQKPEYLDALVKYHSCTSGLGKNYVEARKMDVDEETAEKFYQKLLELEKETLERYSDLLD; encoded by the exons GCCAGCAG CGGCGTGGGGCTGGCCCTGTGCCGGcggctgctggaggaggatggGCGCATCCATCTCTGCATCGCCTGCCGCAACGCCCAGAAGAGCGAGGCCACCCGAGACCTCATCCTCGCCTCCCACCCCGCCGCACAGGTCTCGACCGTGGACGTGGACCTGGGTAACCTCGCTTCCGTCCTGCAGGTCGCACGGGAACTTCGCTGCAG ATTCCAGCGCCTGGATTTTGTCTACCTCAACGCCGGGATCATGCCCAACCCACACGTGAACTTCAAGGCTCTCTGGCACGGTCTTCGCACCGG GAGGCTGCTTCACATGCTGACTACTGCAGAAGGCATAATGACCCAGACAGACAGGCTGAATGGAGATGGGCTGCAGGAGGTCTTTGCTACCAACCTCTTTGGGCACTTCATCCTG GTTCGTCAGCTCGAGTCCCTGCTCTGCAGTAATGAAAAACCCTCACGACTCATCTGGACCTCTTCCAGCAATGCCAGGGAGTCTGCCTTCAGCCTCTCTGACTATCAGCATGCCAAGGGGCAGGAATCATACAGTTCTTCCAAATATGCTACTGACCTGACAAGTGTCATTCTCAACAGGAAACTTAATAAGCAG GGTCTCTATTCCAGTGTTGTTTGTCCTGGTCTTGTCATGTCCAACATGACCTACAGAATTTTGCCAGTTTTTCTGTGGAAGCTGCTAATGCCCATCATGTGGTTG atCCGCTTTTTTGCCAAGACCTACACTCTGACACCATATAATGGAGCTGAATCTCAT GTGTGGCTGTTCAAACAGAAGCCAGAGTACCTGGATGCACTTGTCAAATACCACAGCTGTACTTCTGGCCTGGGGAAGAATTATGTGGAAGCCAGAAAG ATGGATGTGGATGAAGAAACTGCTGAGAAATTCTACCAAAAGCTGCTGGAACTGGAGAAGGAGACTCTAGAGAGATACAGTGATCTCCTAGATTAA
- the OLFML2B gene encoding olfactomedin-like protein 2B isoform X2 has protein sequence MEGGMEERREGEPGREPGPAPPAPSAPHLSEQRRLRGDPGPLRIPPMARPLPLLLCLAALGAGCWAATTPPGTAGPPHTGTAGSPHTGTAGSPHTGTAGPSAEPLQDEADNQENILSQLLGDYDKVKAVSEGSDCRCKCLVRPLGRGACQRINEGAFKAEDFYTVETITSGPSCKCACVAPPSALNPCEGDFRLKKLREAESSDLKLSSIVEMLESAFYGLDLLKLHSVTTKLVGRVEKLEEGMSRNSMQEGHGEGASVEESPEDAQNKLRKNCSNLITNSLADIESSLQRDAEAAYTHTEGKYEERFLKDETISQQINSVESLLSPEEEEKPKQLFQRQLHVRSRPPSKPTIIRGVTYYKAHSTESENDIEEQPDELFSGDTTVDLLIEDQLLRPSSQASESVRKPSPVGWPPTPSSDPQSLPDSDAAVTTTSPVTSLPEPTQLTLAMETPTTPVGLGQEGTLQQPGVASASTVVATSLESLPSATVPSVTVTSAGTSWDTENSSALESSPGAWWQVSTPETLGSSSTPKQSLEEEDIRNIIGRCKDTLSTISGPTTQNTYGRNEGAWMKDPLAREERIYVTNYYYGNTLVEFRNLDNFKQGRWSNSFKLPYSWIGTGHVVYNGSFYYNRAFTRNIIKYDLKQRYVAAWAMLHDVAYEESTPWRWRGHSDVDFAVDENGLWVIYPAISYEGSSQEVIVLSKLNAADLSTQKETTWRTGLRKNFYGNCFVICGVLYAVDSYNKRNANISYAFDTHTNTQIIPRLLFENEYAYTTQIDYNPKDRLLYAWDNGHQVTYHVIFAY, from the exons atggagggaggcaTGGAGGAGCGGAGGGAGGGAGAACCGGGGCGGGAGCCTGGCCCGGCCCCGCCCGCACCCTCCGCTCCGCACCTGAGCGAACAGCGGAGGCTCCGCGGAGATCCCGGCCCCCTCCGCATCCCGCCCATGGCTCGGCCGCTGCcgctgctgctctgcctggccGCGCTGGGTGCCGGCTGCTGGGCTGCGACCACCCCCCCCGGGACGGCCGGGCCCCCCCATACCGGTACGGCCGGGTCCCCCCACACCGGTACGGCCGGGTCCCCCCATACCGGCACGGCCGGGCCCTCCGCGGAGCCCTTGCAGGACGAGGCGGACAACCAGGAGAACATCCTCTCCCAG CTGTTAGGTGATTACGACAAGGTGAAGGCTGTGTCTGAAGGCTCCGACTGTCGGTGCAAGTGCCTGGTCAGACCCCTGGGCCGGGGTGCCTGCCAAAGGATTAATGAAGGTGCTTTCAAAGCAGAGGACTTTTACACAGTGGAAACCATCACGTCAGGACCCAGCTGCAAGTGTGCCTGCGTGGCTCCCCCCTCGGCACTCAACCCCTGCGAGGGGGACTTCAGGCTGAAGAAGCTGCGGGAGGCAGAGAGCAGCGACTTGAAG CTTTCCTCTATTGTGGAGATGCTGGAAAGTGCTTTTTATGGCTTGGACCTTCTGAAGCTCCACTCGGTGACAACCAAGCTGGTGGGGCGGGTGGAAAAGCTTGAGGAG GGCATGTCCAGGAACTCCATGCAGGAAGGCCACGGGGAAGGAGCCAGCGTGGAGGAGAGTCCTGAGGATGCCCAGAACAAGCTGAGGAAGAACTGCTCCAACCTCATCACCAACAGCCTTGCTGACATTGAGagctctctgcagagggatgctgaggCAGCCTACACCCACACCGAG GGCAAATACGAGGAAAGATTCCTGAAGGATGAAACCATCTCCCAGCAGATCAATTCTGTTGAGAGCCTTCTctctccagaggaggaggagaagcccaAGCAGCTCTTCCAGAGGCAGCTGCATGTGAGGAGCCGACCTCCTTCCAAGCCCACCATCATCCGAGGTGTCACCTACTACAAAGCTCACTCCACAGAGTCGGAGAACGACATCGAGGAGCAGC CTGATGAACTGTTCAGTGGGGACACCACGGTGGATCTGCTGATCGAGGACCAACTCCTGAGACCCAGCAGCCAGGCCAGTGAGAGCGTGAGGAAACCCTCCCCAGTGGGATGGCCACCCACCCCCAGCAGTGACCCCCAGAGCCTGCCAGACAGCGATGCTGCGGTGACAACCACGTCCCCTgtcacctccctgccagagcccaCCCAGCTGACTCTTGCCATGGAGACTCCGACCACCCCGGTGGgactggggcaggaggggacccTCCAGCAACCAGGAGTAGCCTCGGCCAGCACAGTGGTGGCCACATCCTTGGAGAGCCTGCCCTCAGCCACTGTCCCTAGTGTCACTGTCACCAGCGCCGGGACCTCGTGGGACACAGAGAacagctctgccctggagagcagcccaggaGCCTGGTGGCAGGTGAGCACCCCTGAAACATtgggcagctccagcacccccaagcagagcctggaggaggaggacatCAGGAACATCATTG GGCGCTGCAAGGACACCCTCTCCACCATCTCGGGGCCCACCACCCAGAACACCTACGGGCGAAACGAGGGGGCCTGGATGAAGGATCCCCTGGCCCGGGAGGAGAGGATCTACGTCACCAACTACTACTACGGGAACACGCTGGTGGAATTCAGAAACCTTGACAACTTCAAGCAAG GGCGCTGGAGTAACTCCTTCAAGCTCCCGTACAGCTGGATCGGGACGGGGCACGTGGTCTACAATGGCTCCTTCTACTACAACCGGGCCTTCACCCGAAACATCATCAAATACGACCTGAAGCAGAGGTACGTGGCAGCCTGGGCCATGCTGCACGACGTGGCCTACGAGGAGTCGACGCCGTGGCGGTGGCGCGGCCATTCCGACGTCGACTTCGCGGTGGACGAGAACGGCCTCTGGGTCATCTACCCCGCCATCAGCTACGAGGGCTCCAGCCAGGAGGTGATCGTGCTGAGCAAGCTGAACGCAGCCGACCTCAGCACCCAAAAGGAGACGACGTGGAGGACGGGGCTGAGGAAGAACTTCTACGGGAACTGCTTCGTCATCTGCGGGGTCCTCTACGCCGTCGACAGCTACAACAAGAGGAACGCCAACATCTCCTACGCTTTCGACACTCACACCAACACCCAGATCATCCCCAGGCTGCTCTTTGAGAACGAGTATGCCTACACCACCCAGATAGACTACAACCCCAAGGACCGCCTGCTCTATGCCTGGGACAATGGGCACCAAGTCACCTACCACGTCATCTTTGCCTACTGA
- the OLFML2B gene encoding olfactomedin-like protein 2B isoform X1: MEERREGEPGREPGPAPPAPSAPHLSEQRRLRGDPGPLRIPPMARPLPLLLCLAALGAGCWAATTPPGTAGPPHTGTAGSPHTGTAGSPHTGTAGPSAEPLQDEADNQENILSQLLGDYDKVKAVSEGSDCRCKCLVRPLGRGACQRINEGAFKAEDFYTVETITSGPSCKCACVAPPSALNPCEGDFRLKKLREAESSDLKLSSIVEMLESAFYGLDLLKLHSVTTKLVGRVEKLEEGMSRNSMQEGHGEGASVEESPEDAQNKLRKNCSNLITNSLADIESSLQRDAEAAYTHTEGKYEERFLKDETISQQINSVESLLSPEEEEKPKQLFQRQLHVRSRPPSKPTIIRGVTYYKAHSTESENDIEEQRELADELFSGDTTVDLLIEDQLLRPSSQASESVRKPSPVGWPPTPSSDPQSLPDSDAAVTTTSPVTSLPEPTQLTLAMETPTTPVGLGQEGTLQQPGVASASTVVATSLESLPSATVPSVTVTSAGTSWDTENSSALESSPGAWWQVSTPETLGSSSTPKQSLEEEDIRNIIGRCKDTLSTISGPTTQNTYGRNEGAWMKDPLAREERIYVTNYYYGNTLVEFRNLDNFKQGRWSNSFKLPYSWIGTGHVVYNGSFYYNRAFTRNIIKYDLKQRYVAAWAMLHDVAYEESTPWRWRGHSDVDFAVDENGLWVIYPAISYEGSSQEVIVLSKLNAADLSTQKETTWRTGLRKNFYGNCFVICGVLYAVDSYNKRNANISYAFDTHTNTQIIPRLLFENEYAYTTQIDYNPKDRLLYAWDNGHQVTYHVIFAY, translated from the exons aTGGAGGAGCGGAGGGAGGGAGAACCGGGGCGGGAGCCTGGCCCGGCCCCGCCCGCACCCTCCGCTCCGCACCTGAGCGAACAGCGGAGGCTCCGCGGAGATCCCGGCCCCCTCCGCATCCCGCCCATGGCTCGGCCGCTGCcgctgctgctctgcctggccGCGCTGGGTGCCGGCTGCTGGGCTGCGACCACCCCCCCCGGGACGGCCGGGCCCCCCCATACCGGTACGGCCGGGTCCCCCCACACCGGTACGGCCGGGTCCCCCCATACCGGCACGGCCGGGCCCTCCGCGGAGCCCTTGCAGGACGAGGCGGACAACCAGGAGAACATCCTCTCCCAG CTGTTAGGTGATTACGACAAGGTGAAGGCTGTGTCTGAAGGCTCCGACTGTCGGTGCAAGTGCCTGGTCAGACCCCTGGGCCGGGGTGCCTGCCAAAGGATTAATGAAGGTGCTTTCAAAGCAGAGGACTTTTACACAGTGGAAACCATCACGTCAGGACCCAGCTGCAAGTGTGCCTGCGTGGCTCCCCCCTCGGCACTCAACCCCTGCGAGGGGGACTTCAGGCTGAAGAAGCTGCGGGAGGCAGAGAGCAGCGACTTGAAG CTTTCCTCTATTGTGGAGATGCTGGAAAGTGCTTTTTATGGCTTGGACCTTCTGAAGCTCCACTCGGTGACAACCAAGCTGGTGGGGCGGGTGGAAAAGCTTGAGGAG GGCATGTCCAGGAACTCCATGCAGGAAGGCCACGGGGAAGGAGCCAGCGTGGAGGAGAGTCCTGAGGATGCCCAGAACAAGCTGAGGAAGAACTGCTCCAACCTCATCACCAACAGCCTTGCTGACATTGAGagctctctgcagagggatgctgaggCAGCCTACACCCACACCGAG GGCAAATACGAGGAAAGATTCCTGAAGGATGAAACCATCTCCCAGCAGATCAATTCTGTTGAGAGCCTTCTctctccagaggaggaggagaagcccaAGCAGCTCTTCCAGAGGCAGCTGCATGTGAGGAGCCGACCTCCTTCCAAGCCCACCATCATCCGAGGTGTCACCTACTACAAAGCTCACTCCACAGAGTCGGAGAACGACATCGAGGAGCAGCGTGAGTTGG CTGATGAACTGTTCAGTGGGGACACCACGGTGGATCTGCTGATCGAGGACCAACTCCTGAGACCCAGCAGCCAGGCCAGTGAGAGCGTGAGGAAACCCTCCCCAGTGGGATGGCCACCCACCCCCAGCAGTGACCCCCAGAGCCTGCCAGACAGCGATGCTGCGGTGACAACCACGTCCCCTgtcacctccctgccagagcccaCCCAGCTGACTCTTGCCATGGAGACTCCGACCACCCCGGTGGgactggggcaggaggggacccTCCAGCAACCAGGAGTAGCCTCGGCCAGCACAGTGGTGGCCACATCCTTGGAGAGCCTGCCCTCAGCCACTGTCCCTAGTGTCACTGTCACCAGCGCCGGGACCTCGTGGGACACAGAGAacagctctgccctggagagcagcccaggaGCCTGGTGGCAGGTGAGCACCCCTGAAACATtgggcagctccagcacccccaagcagagcctggaggaggaggacatCAGGAACATCATTG GGCGCTGCAAGGACACCCTCTCCACCATCTCGGGGCCCACCACCCAGAACACCTACGGGCGAAACGAGGGGGCCTGGATGAAGGATCCCCTGGCCCGGGAGGAGAGGATCTACGTCACCAACTACTACTACGGGAACACGCTGGTGGAATTCAGAAACCTTGACAACTTCAAGCAAG GGCGCTGGAGTAACTCCTTCAAGCTCCCGTACAGCTGGATCGGGACGGGGCACGTGGTCTACAATGGCTCCTTCTACTACAACCGGGCCTTCACCCGAAACATCATCAAATACGACCTGAAGCAGAGGTACGTGGCAGCCTGGGCCATGCTGCACGACGTGGCCTACGAGGAGTCGACGCCGTGGCGGTGGCGCGGCCATTCCGACGTCGACTTCGCGGTGGACGAGAACGGCCTCTGGGTCATCTACCCCGCCATCAGCTACGAGGGCTCCAGCCAGGAGGTGATCGTGCTGAGCAAGCTGAACGCAGCCGACCTCAGCACCCAAAAGGAGACGACGTGGAGGACGGGGCTGAGGAAGAACTTCTACGGGAACTGCTTCGTCATCTGCGGGGTCCTCTACGCCGTCGACAGCTACAACAAGAGGAACGCCAACATCTCCTACGCTTTCGACACTCACACCAACACCCAGATCATCCCCAGGCTGCTCTTTGAGAACGAGTATGCCTACACCACCCAGATAGACTACAACCCCAAGGACCGCCTGCTCTATGCCTGGGACAATGGGCACCAAGTCACCTACCACGTCATCTTTGCCTACTGA